One region of Collinsella aerofaciens ATCC 25986 genomic DNA includes:
- the prfB gene encoding peptide chain release factor 2, giving the protein MAEALEVTPAELDAFADRLGEVESYLHLDEKRTRVSELEAKSVAPGFWDDADAARATMEEIARTKEDIAAVDTARGELSDARAALELAEEMGDDPDAAALREEAAATAERLARAIDELELSSWFTGEFDHGDAIVTIKPGQGGLEAQDWTFMLFKMYMKYCQRRGWKVTINDCPAAEVIGIDRATFTVEGKDAFGMLRAEAGVHRLVRISPTDDKRRRQTTFAGVEVIPVLPDDIDIEISPDDIRVDVYHASGPGGQGVNTTDSAVRVTHFPSGIVVTCQNERSQIQNKAACMQILKARLYEIELEKRAEALDEIRGPKTTIGFGNQIRSYVLYPYQMVKDLRSGVETSNVEAVLDDGDLDPFVIGYHRWATGNADAETPSA; this is encoded by the coding sequence ATGGCTGAGGCTTTAGAGGTAACGCCCGCCGAGCTGGACGCGTTTGCGGACCGGCTCGGTGAGGTCGAGTCATATCTCCACCTGGACGAGAAGCGTACCCGCGTGTCCGAGCTCGAGGCCAAAAGTGTTGCCCCTGGCTTTTGGGATGACGCCGACGCCGCCCGTGCCACCATGGAGGAGATTGCGCGCACCAAGGAAGATATCGCTGCCGTGGACACCGCGCGCGGCGAGCTTTCCGATGCCCGCGCCGCGCTGGAGCTTGCCGAGGAGATGGGGGATGACCCCGACGCCGCCGCCCTTCGCGAGGAGGCTGCAGCCACGGCTGAGCGCCTGGCCCGTGCCATCGATGAGCTTGAGCTTTCGAGCTGGTTTACCGGTGAGTTCGATCACGGCGATGCCATTGTGACCATCAAGCCCGGACAGGGTGGTCTGGAGGCGCAGGACTGGACCTTCATGCTCTTTAAGATGTACATGAAGTACTGCCAGCGTCGCGGCTGGAAGGTCACCATCAACGACTGTCCCGCGGCCGAGGTCATCGGCATCGACCGCGCGACCTTTACCGTCGAGGGCAAGGACGCATTTGGCATGCTGCGCGCCGAAGCCGGCGTCCACCGCTTGGTGCGCATTAGCCCCACCGACGACAAGAGGCGCCGCCAGACCACGTTTGCCGGCGTCGAGGTCATCCCCGTGCTACCCGATGATATCGACATCGAGATCAGTCCCGATGACATCCGCGTGGACGTGTACCACGCGAGCGGCCCGGGCGGTCAGGGCGTCAACACCACCGACTCCGCCGTGCGCGTGACGCATTTCCCCAGCGGCATTGTGGTTACCTGCCAAAACGAGCGCAGCCAGATTCAGAACAAGGCCGCGTGCATGCAGATCCTCAAGGCTCGCCTGTACGAGATTGAGCTCGAGAAGCGCGCCGAGGCGCTCGATGAGATTCGCGGACCCAAGACCACGATCGGTTTTGGCAACCAGATTCGCAGCTACGTGCTCTACCCGTATCAGATGGTCAAGGATCTGCGCTCGGGCGTGGAGACCAGCAATGTCGAGGCCGTTCTTGACGATGGCGACCTGGACCCGTTTGTTATTGGCTACCATCGCTGGGCTACCGGCAACGCTGATGCGGAGACCCCGTCTGCATAA
- a CDS encoding YitT family protein, protein MAYRLDIKRILSMNFFHDLPQIMLGCALAAIATDLFLIPNGLAAGGVTGLATIIQAVGAARGVSLPVGIQTIVMNALLLLVVMREGGMFYVVQTATGFVLLGFFTDLFAPFVAPLADADLMLPAMWGGIITGIGYGMVLRAGANTGGSDTIGQIISRNTSLPVGSTVMAIDVAVCALSAPVFSIENALYAGLSMVISGYVIDAVVDGGNKRRMVLIISDKFPDIAADIMYGLGRGCTKFKATGMYSGAEKPVIMVIVSRRELNTLKTIVRERDPHAIVTVADVTEAFGEGFKDISA, encoded by the coding sequence ATGGCATATCGTCTGGACATCAAGCGCATTCTTTCGATGAACTTCTTTCACGACCTGCCCCAGATCATGTTGGGGTGTGCCTTGGCCGCCATCGCGACCGACCTGTTTTTGATTCCCAACGGTCTTGCCGCCGGTGGCGTTACGGGCCTTGCCACCATTATCCAGGCGGTCGGCGCGGCGCGAGGCGTGTCGCTCCCCGTCGGTATCCAGACCATCGTGATGAACGCCTTGCTGCTGCTGGTCGTTATGCGCGAGGGCGGCATGTTCTACGTGGTGCAGACCGCGACGGGCTTTGTGCTGCTGGGCTTCTTTACCGATCTGTTCGCCCCGTTTGTAGCACCTCTGGCGGATGCGGACCTGATGCTTCCCGCTATGTGGGGCGGCATTATTACGGGCATCGGTTACGGCATGGTGTTGCGCGCCGGCGCCAACACCGGCGGCTCGGACACGATTGGCCAAATCATTTCGCGTAACACCTCGCTGCCGGTGGGCTCGACCGTCATGGCAATCGACGTTGCCGTGTGTGCGCTGTCGGCTCCGGTCTTTTCAATCGAAAACGCACTATATGCAGGCCTTTCGATGGTCATTAGCGGCTACGTGATCGATGCCGTGGTCGATGGCGGCAACAAACGCCGTATGGTACTCATCATCTCGGACAAGTTCCCTGATATCGCTGCCGATATCATGTATGGCCTGGGTCGTGGTTGTACCAAGTTTAAGGCGACTGGCATGTATTCGGGTGCCGAGAAGCCGGTGATTATGGTCATCGTGAGCCGTCGAGAGCTCAATACCCTCAAGACGATCGTGCGCGAGCGCGATCCTCACGCCATTGTGACGGTCGCTGACGTTACGGAAGCCTTCGGTGAGGGATTCAAGGACATTAGCGCGTAG
- a CDS encoding transketolase has translation MSDEELKKVANEVRKGIVTGVHAAKSGHPGGSLGAADIMTYLYFEEMNVDPADPRKADRDRFVLSKGHCAPGLYAVLAERGFFPKEDLETLRHIGSHLQGHPNMNDTPGVDMSTGSLGQGISAAVGMAVAAKHWGDTYRTYALLGDGESEEGQVWEAAMFAGNQQLDNLCVIVDHNGLQIDGPVEEVNDPMPLADKFRAFKFHVVELADGNDFDQIRAAFAEARATKGQPTAIIAETMKGKGVSFMENQVGWHGKAPNDEQFEQAMAELTAAGEEL, from the coding sequence ATGAGCGACGAAGAGCTCAAAAAGGTTGCCAACGAGGTAAGGAAGGGCATCGTCACCGGCGTGCACGCTGCCAAGTCCGGCCATCCGGGCGGTTCGCTCGGCGCTGCCGACATCATGACCTATCTGTACTTTGAGGAAATGAACGTCGACCCGGCCGATCCCCGCAAGGCCGATCGCGACCGTTTTGTGCTCTCCAAGGGCCATTGCGCTCCGGGCCTGTACGCCGTGCTCGCCGAGCGTGGGTTCTTCCCCAAGGAGGATCTCGAGACGCTGCGCCATATCGGCAGCCACCTGCAGGGTCATCCCAACATGAACGACACCCCGGGCGTCGACATGTCCACCGGCTCGCTCGGCCAGGGCATCTCCGCCGCCGTGGGCATGGCGGTTGCCGCCAAGCACTGGGGCGATACTTACCGCACGTACGCCCTGCTGGGTGATGGCGAGAGCGAGGAGGGCCAGGTCTGGGAGGCAGCCATGTTTGCCGGCAACCAGCAGCTCGATAACCTCTGCGTGATCGTCGACCACAACGGCCTGCAGATCGACGGCCCCGTCGAGGAGGTCAACGACCCCATGCCGCTCGCCGACAAGTTCCGCGCCTTTAAGTTCCACGTGGTGGAGCTCGCCGACGGCAACGACTTCGACCAGATCCGCGCCGCCTTTGCCGAGGCTCGCGCCACCAAGGGGCAGCCGACCGCCATTATCGCCGAGACTATGAAGGGCAAGGGCGTCTCCTTTATGGAGAACCAGGTGGGTTGGCACGGTAAGGCCCCCAACGATGAACAGTTTGAGCAGGCCATGGCAGAGCTCACGGCCGCCGGAGAGGAGCTCTAG